CGTTCGGACTAAGGGACCCCGACGGCTGGGTGCCTCTTATGGGCTGGGGCACAAATGCCGGCATAACGGTAACCCCTGAGACAGCGCTGACACATCCGGCTGTCCTGGGCGCTGTGCGGCTAGTGGCGGAGCTTACGGCGTCCCTGCCCCTGGTAGTCTATGAGCGAACAGACAGCGGACGCAGGCGGGCTGAGGATCATCCAATATACGCATTGATGCACGAGGTCCCTAATCCGTTAATGACGCCTTTCACATTCAAGGAAACGGTTGCTACCAGCTTACTTCTATATGGCAATGCTTATGTGCTGGTGCAGTGGGGCGATACCGGTATACCAGTGGCGTTGTGGCCATTACACCCATCAAAGGTGCAGGTGGAAATGCCGGCAGGGGGCCCTATCATCTACCAGGTGACTGGCGCTAACGGGCAGCGGACCCCATACAGCCCTGACGACATTCTGCACGTGCCCTTGCTAGCGCTGGACGGGATCATAGGCCGGTCTCCCGTGCAGTTGGCGCGGGAAGCAATAGGCGCGGCGCTGGCTGCCGAAGAACATGCTTCGGGCTACTTCGCGAACGCGGCAAGGCCTTCTGGGGTGCTAAAGACTGCCGGCATCCTCACCCCCGAGGCTGCCAAGAGGCTGCGGGAGAGCTGGCAGGCTGCTTATGGACACGGCAAGGCCGGGACCGCGGTGTTGGAGGACGGGATCGAGTTTCAGCCAATAAGCGGGAACGCGCAAGAATCGCAGCTAATCGAATCCCGGCAATTCGCTATGAGGACCATAGCGGCGGCTTTAAGGATCCCTCCGCACATGCTGGACCCGACGGCGAGGGGCACTTACGCGAATGTCGAGACGCAAAGCCTGGAATTCCTGACGTTTAGCTTGCAGCCATTCCTGACGCGGATCGAAGAGGCCTTCACATTGAAGTTGTTCCTGCCAGGAGAACGGAACCGTTACTTTGTGGAATTCCTGACGGACGGGCTGTTAAGGACTGATACGCGAACACGGTACATGGCTTACCAGATAGCCATTCAGAGTGGATTCATGACCGCAAATGAGGCAAGGCAGAAGGAGAACCTACCACCATTGCCGGAACCCCCGCAGAATAACCCAGTGCGGGCTATAGGGGTCCTTGAGACGCGAGCCGATAAGAAGCAGATAATCCTGGCGAGACATAAGCCGCAGATCGAGGCGATAGCGCGTCGGGTGATAGCCAGGGAGCGGGAAGACATACTGGCCATAGTGGGAAAAGCACTTGGACGGCGGGATATAGGGCAGGCTGAGACCGCAATAGCTGAGTATTACAAGCAGTCTGGCTGGATAGGGAATGAGTTTACTCCTGCATTCCGGGAGCTTGCCGCAGAGAGCAATAAAGAGGCCGCCAGTGAAGTCAATGCTTCGGCATGGAAAGATGATGAGTTAGATAATTACATCAAAGGCCATGCTGAGGCATATGCGGCTAAGCACGCCGGAATAAGCCTGGCGACAATTCAGCCGGCGCTTCGGCTAGGGGCTGAGGCTGCCATATTGGAGGCCCTGGAGAGCATCCTATCTGACATGGAAGCTACGCGGCCCGGCAAGATCGCGGCGCTGGAGGTTGCCAATATCGGCAATGATGCAGCGCTGGAGACCTACCGAAAGGCTGGTATTACAAGGATAACCTGGCAGGCCAATGCCAGCGCGTGCGAATTCTGCAAGAGGCTGAGCGGAAAGACGGTAGGCATAGGTGAACCTTTCGTGAATGTGGGCGAATCCATCCCTGGCCCGGCGGGGGACATGAGCAGGAAGCTGACGGCAAGGCAGCCAAGGATAAGACCGCCGATTCATCTTGGCTGTGAATGCACTTTAATTCCAGTTAGGGACTAGGAGGGAGAGCATGAAGAGACGGCTCTTGGAGACCAGGGGCAGCGAACCGGAGGAGCTGGAGCTGCGGAACTTTGAGATGCGGCTGGCCGGCGATGATAATCAACCCGTGCTGACCGGCTATGCTGCGGTATTCAACCAAGATAGCACGGGATTGTTCTTCTCTGAGCGTATCAGGCCAGGCGCATTCAAGCGGAGCCTCGAAGCGAAGCAGGATGTCCTGGCGCTGGTAGACCACGACCGAGCAAAAGTGATAGGCCGGGTGAGCAATGGGACCCTATCCCTGCGCGAGGATGATAAAGGCCTTCTGGTGGAAATACGGCCAAACATGGAGACCACCTTTGGCCGTGACGTAGTGGCCAATGTCAAACGGCGGGACATTACGAACATGTCGTTCGGCTTTATCGCCAAAAAGGACGCATGGACCCCAGACAAGACCGGCAAGAATGTCGCCCGTGAGATCATCGAGGCCGATCTGCGGGAAGTATCCATAGTTAGTATGCCGGCATACGCCGGAACATCTATACAGAAACGTGAGGAGGAATTGGACATGACGAAGAAAGAGCGGGAACTCCGCCAGAAGCTGGCGGGACTGAAGGAGCGGCATAGTGCCATACTGGGAAAGGACAATCTGACCGATGAGGAGCGCGCGGAGCAGCTATCCCTGGCCAAGGAGATCCGGAGCATAGAGGCGCAGATCGCGGAGATAGCGAAGGAGGCCCCTGCTGAGGCCCCTGCGGCTGCCCCTGTTGCTGTGGTCCCTGCGCCTGCTTCTGATGAGCAGCGGGCATTTAACGTGTATCTTCGTACGGGTGAGACGCGGGCCCTGAACGTCGGGACGGATGCTGGCGGCGGCGTGTTGGCCCCCCAGGGATTCATAGCTGAGGTGCTCCGTGCCAGACAGGAAACGGCTGTTATGCGGCGCGTGGCCCGTGTCATTGGCCCGGTAAATTCGGCGCAGGTGGAGATACCGCGGAGCCTTACCGGTGTTACCGCGACCTGGCTTGCCGAGAATGCGGCTATCGTGCCTGGAGATCCTAGCTTCGACAAGCTGACCTTCACGCTTCACAAGATGGGGGCCCTGACCCAAGTTAGCAATGAGCTCCTGGCCGACAGCGGAATAAATGTGGAGGCCCTGCTTTCGCAGTTATTCGGCGAGGCCTTAGCGAAACTGGAGGATGCAGCGTTTTTCAATGGCAATGTCGCAGGACAGCCAAAGGGAATCCTGCAGGATGCCAACATTCAGACCGTAGCGGCTGCAGCTGGTGCAGCGGTGAGTGTGGACGACATACTGAACCTCTATGATGCAGTGCCCCCGCAATATCAGGGGACCGCTGTATGGGTGATGAATCCTGCTACTATGAGTCTACTTCGCAAGCTGAAGGATACTGCTGGTAGACTGATGCTGACCTCCGACTTGACCGGTCCGGCGCCAATAACCCTGCTTGGCAGGCCGGTATACCTGAGCTCCAACATGCCGGCGGTGGCGCTCAATGCGAAGAGCATCCTCTTCGGGGACCTTCGCGACGCCTATATAATCGTGGACCATGCGAATCTAGGCGTGCAGCGGAGCGCAGACCGGTACTTCGAGGCTGACCAGGTGGCATTCCGGGTGATAGCCCGTGTAGACGGCCAGGTGGCGCTGCCGGAAGCTGTGCGCATCCTCAAACAACCTGCGGCGTAACCCGGGCGCCGTGGTTAAAGGGCGGGAGAACCCCCGCCCTAGTTTCACATAAAGGGGGCGCTGGAATATGTATGAGCTGGTTTCCAACAGCGAGGCATTGACCTACCTGCAGCTACCGGCGACGGTAGATCTAACACAGTTGATCACCAACATATCTGCCCGGATCGAAACTTATACAGGCCGGTGGTTTATAACCCGGCCCGTGGTGGATGTCCTTGACTCCGGCGGCGGGGGCATGCTGTTCCTGAGCCGGTATCCCGTGCAGGGGACCCCTACGGTGACGGACTTAACCGCGAATACGCAGGTGACAGACTTCCTGACATACAGCGGCAGCGGGATGCTGTATCGCGAGGGGGGCTGGGAGGCCGGCAGGCAGCGGTATCGGATAGAGTATCAGGCCGGTATATGCGCTGATGTGGCCACAGTGCCCGCGGATGTGAAGCAGGCGGCGCTGGAGTGGATCAAGGCCCGCTATGACCGGCGGGACCCGGCAATAAGGCGAGAGCAGTTAGGCGATTACTCCTATAGTGCTGATGAGCCGGACGGTATCCCCCCTGGCGTCAAGGCGGCGCTGTCCTTATGGTGTGTGCCGAGGGGGCATTGATATGCTCTCTGAACAACAAAAGGCGCTTATCTTGAACCATCTGGGGTTAGCAAGGTTTATGGCCCGAAAATTCCGGAATAACGAATATCTGAGTTACGATGACCTGCTTGGAATAGCTAATCTTGCCTTGGTGCGTGCAGCGGCGGCATTTCCGGAATCCGATGCCTGCAGAAGTGGCGTCCCTTTCAAGACTTTTGCCGCAAAGTATATGAGGATTGCGCTGCTGACAGCCCTTCGTGAGTCATTGCCGGTGCATGTGCCACAGGAGGCGAACCTACGGGCAGGCATTTTCAACCAGGCGGAGGCGGCGCGGATTGCGCGGGGGGACGACCGCATGAGTGATGCGGAGCTTGCCGCGACCCTGGGCTGGACGGAGGATCAGGCGCGAAGAATACGGCGCCTGGTGCCTGCGCTGCACGCTGGTATGTCTTTGGATGTGCCGGTTGAAGGCCCTGATGGTGACGAGGAACCTTTTGGTAATTTCTTTGAAGATCCTGAAGAAGACGTGGAGGCGGAGGTTTTGGACAGGCTAGCCCGCGAAGAAGAGCTTGAACGCCTGCGAGGGATCATTGCCGGGCTGCCGCATTCGATGAAATTGGCCATATCACTGCGTTTCGGTCTGCATACTCCCAAATGTGAGCGAATCACCATAGCGGAGGTGCTGAGCGTCTTTATCGGCATGGGCTGTGTTACATGCACGGCGTTAAAGAGGGTGAGGGAACATGCGGGCGTCGCGGGTGCAGGAGAGAGCAGAGGATATTCTTTGGACGATTGTTATGCTCG
This genomic interval from Bacillota bacterium contains the following:
- a CDS encoding phage major capsid protein, with protein sequence MKRRLLETRGSEPEELELRNFEMRLAGDDNQPVLTGYAAVFNQDSTGLFFSERIRPGAFKRSLEAKQDVLALVDHDRAKVIGRVSNGTLSLREDDKGLLVEIRPNMETTFGRDVVANVKRRDITNMSFGFIAKKDAWTPDKTGKNVAREIIEADLREVSIVSMPAYAGTSIQKREEELDMTKKERELRQKLAGLKERHSAILGKDNLTDEERAEQLSLAKEIRSIEAQIAEIAKEAPAEAPAAAPVAVVPAPASDEQRAFNVYLRTGETRALNVGTDAGGGVLAPQGFIAEVLRARQETAVMRRVARVIGPVNSAQVEIPRSLTGVTATWLAENAAIVPGDPSFDKLTFTLHKMGALTQVSNELLADSGINVEALLSQLFGEALAKLEDAAFFNGNVAGQPKGILQDANIQTVAAAAGAAVSVDDILNLYDAVPPQYQGTAVWVMNPATMSLLRKLKDTAGRLMLTSDLTGPAPITLLGRPVYLSSNMPAVALNAKSILFGDLRDAYIIVDHANLGVQRSADRYFEADQVAFRVIARVDGQVALPEAVRILKQPAA
- a CDS encoding phage portal protein; protein product: MSFWRRLFGKEEKRAFGLRDPDGWVPLMGWGTNAGITVTPETALTHPAVLGAVRLVAELTASLPLVVYERTDSGRRRAEDHPIYALMHEVPNPLMTPFTFKETVATSLLLYGNAYVLVQWGDTGIPVALWPLHPSKVQVEMPAGGPIIYQVTGANGQRTPYSPDDILHVPLLALDGIIGRSPVQLAREAIGAALAAEEHASGYFANAARPSGVLKTAGILTPEAAKRLRESWQAAYGHGKAGTAVLEDGIEFQPISGNAQESQLIESRQFAMRTIAAALRIPPHMLDPTARGTYANVETQSLEFLTFSLQPFLTRIEEAFTLKLFLPGERNRYFVEFLTDGLLRTDTRTRYMAYQIAIQSGFMTANEARQKENLPPLPEPPQNNPVRAIGVLETRADKKQIILARHKPQIEAIARRVIAREREDILAIVGKALGRRDIGQAETAIAEYYKQSGWIGNEFTPAFRELAAESNKEAASEVNASAWKDDELDNYIKGHAEAYAAKHAGISLATIQPALRLGAEAAILEALESILSDMEATRPGKIAALEVANIGNDAALETYRKAGITRITWQANASACEFCKRLSGKTVGIGEPFVNVGESIPGPAGDMSRKLTARQPRIRPPIHLGCECTLIPVRD